Part of the Crossiella cryophila genome, GTGCGCGCGGCCACCCACAGTTCGAGGGCCGCGGTGAACAGCGGGCTGGCGTAGAAGTCGGCCAGCAGCTCCACCACGACCACGGTGTGCCCGCCGCCGCTGGAGGCGGTCTCGGCCTGGGCCCGCAGCTGCTCGACGCCGAGCGCGCCCACGTGCTCCACGGCCGCGGCGACCAGTTCGCCCCTGGTCCGGAAGTGGTGCAGTTGCGCGCCCCGGGACACCCCGGCCCGCTGCGCCACCAAGGTGGTCGTCGTGCCGGCCCAGCCCCGCTCCACCAGGCAGTCCACGGTCGCCACCATCAGCTTCCGTCGGGTCTCCCGGCTCCGGTCGGCCTGCCGCTGCCTGGAGGGCGCGCTCATGCCGGGAAGCATCCCGCTCAACTAACAAACAGTCAAGCCTGCTTGTTAGTTGAGCACCCCGATCCCCGCCCGCTCATCCGTGACCCGGATCACAGCTGACTCCACTTGCCGAATCGAATCGTACGCCGTACCGTACATCATACGAGCGGGGCGGTACTCCGCCTGCCCGCAGCACGGCCCGAACGAGCAGTACGAGAAGGAGCGCCAGTGACCGAAACCCATGTCCTCCCCACCGACGGAGCCGGATACGTCCCCACCAGCGAGGACGTGGCGAGCGTGCTCGCCTGGTTCGCCGAGTACGACGGCGCCGCGGCCGCGGTCCAGGTCGAGCGGATGGCCGACATGGCGTTGTTCCCGATCAACGTGGTCAGCACCGACGCCGACGGCAACGCCTCGGCGGCGACCTGGACCAGGGAGGTCTTCGTCGAGAAGTGGACCGAGATCCTCGGCGGCGGCCAGGACGTGCAGACCACCTCGGTGCGCACCCCGCACTTCCTCAGCAAGGACCTGGTGTTCGTGATCAGCGACGCCACGTTCACCGTGGGCGGGCACAGCCAGACCGTGCGTTACGGCGACCTGCTCGGCCGGGTCGGCGGGCGCTGGCTGTTCCAGACCATGGTGCAGGGCGGCTGGGGCGAGCAGTAACGAATACGCGCGCCAGGACGGGTCCGGCATCCCCTTCGGACCCGTCCTGGCGCACACTGCACAGGTGATCACCGTTGCGCTCAACCAGAACGCGGTCGCGGCGCTGCGCGGCCCCGGACTGCGCACCACCGCGCTGCCGACCGAGCCGCTGCACGCGTCGCTGCACACGGCGGTCATCGAACCCGGACTCGCGCGGCTCTCCGGCGCGCTGGTCTTCGCCGCACTCGCCGGCTCCGGCATCCCGGCCGGTCCTGACCTGACCGGCCGGGAGTGCCTGGCCAACAAACTGCACCTGAGCTACCACCTGCCGGTCTCCACCGGGGTGCCCGACGACGGCAGCGAACTCGACGTGGACGAGGGCGATCAGCGACTGCTGCTGCGACAGGGCATCCTGCTCGGTTTCGCCGTGTGTGAGCTGGCCGCGAACCTGCCAGAGCCGGTGCCGGTTCGCTCGATCGTGTCGGTCAGCCGCAGTGCGGGAACTTTCCGCTTCCACCAGGTCCGCGACGGCGAGCAGTGGCTGACCGAGGATCTGGACGGCTACCGGGCCGAGCGGATCGCCACCGTCGACCTGCGCCCCGCTCCCGCGCCATGAGCGATATCGACTTCTACGCCGACCTGGTGGCCACCGGCGC contains:
- a CDS encoding TetR/AcrR family transcriptional regulator: MSAPSRQRQADRSRETRRKLMVATVDCLVERGWAGTTTTLVAQRAGVSRGAQLHHFRTRGELVAAAVEHVGALGVEQLRAQAETASSGGGHTVVVVELLADFYASPLFTAALELWVAARTDAELRELVLPLQTRLGRETHRLALELLRVDEAQPGVREAVQATLDLIRGLALANLLTDDSRRRKRIVRQWAAMLDEALRGERG
- a CDS encoding nuclear transport factor 2 family protein, coding for MTETHVLPTDGAGYVPTSEDVASVLAWFAEYDGAAAAVQVERMADMALFPINVVSTDADGNASAATWTREVFVEKWTEILGGGQDVQTTSVRTPHFLSKDLVFVISDATFTVGGHSQTVRYGDLLGRVGGRWLFQTMVQGGWGEQ